The Helicoverpa armigera isolate CAAS_96S chromosome 15, ASM3070526v1, whole genome shotgun sequence genomic interval TTTGAAATACGTTAAATCCTTCCGGAAACATAGGCAATGAATCACGGACTGCACCTACAGGTTTATACCAATAGGAACTGTACTGCGTACTCTTTAATTCATCAACGAgactttgaaattttgttttcattggaGGATTTATAAGATAGCCACCATCAGTGAATATCCCAGCATTTCGCTTGTCCATTTGATTGGAGGGTTTTTCAATATACTTTATAGGAGGTATTATCGCATCGTGGATAAGAGCATCAACTTCATCCTTTAATTGGTAATAAGACATATTTTTTCCCACGGTTTCTGTCGGTTGAGCGGTAGGCATCCCCGCAGCAGGATATTGCGGGACCCTCTCGATGAACATCCCTTCATTGCCTTTACCTCCTGGCATTTTTTGAgtacttttgttattaaataattcttaaaaatgatataataatatgaacttAAAAAACTTAAGAAACAACAGTTTGCACATTGAGCTTTCttgatttcattttcataattgtCAGCTGACAAAtgccaagtatttttttaagtctcaAATgccagtatttatttattacaaagtagAATAATATATTGTGagttgtataaaaataagtatttattttaacttccaAGAAATCTACTTGTTACCGGGACCTactacatatataatatatcgATTCTACTAGGTAATATCGCGTACGCACCgtcaaaaaactgttttttttacgttGAACATAGAATGATGTGGCCATATTTTTTGCTGACTgctgaaaaacattttcaaaaagtaACTGCGGTGTGGATGCACGGTTGCAGTGCAATATTTTGattcaataatatttgtaaactgTTAGTAGTTTAGGTGTTATTGTGCACGCTGTGGCCATTTCCCTATACCATTTCTACTAATAACATTATGCTGTGCATCAAAAATAATCGAGTCAGGATAACgatcaactaaaatattttctgcatttcggtattatatttattattcgtTTTCACAGAAAAACTGCCAGAAGCCTTAGAAACCCGGTGTGCGAAGTGTACGGACAAACAGAAGCAAATGGGCAAAGCTTTGGCTCAGGAAGTAAAGAAGAACCACCCTGACATCTGGAAGCAATTGGTGGCTATGTATGATCCCCAGGGCAAATACCAACAGGCGTGGAAAGACTTCCTTCAAGAATAAAAACTCACGTACAAGAATACGTTTCTTAATTCCCaatgaaaattacaaatatttactgaATAGAAGAAATCTAAATTAaagttataacaaaataaacgattatATATCTTTATATTAGTTTAATTTTGGTTTTCTCTTCTTTTTCGGGCGGATCAAGATTTTTCTCCAAAACGGAACGGAATGTCTCGTAACAAACCCAACCTTCCGAGTGACACTGTTTGGCTTCTTCCCACAAATCGTTAAATCTTTCATCGGTAAATTTTTCCCCTTGGGCTGCTTCAAAAACTCTTCGCACAACATCTGGCTCTCTTTTCTGATACATATCGCGATGAGAGACAAAGAGTTGCGTCAAGACACTGGGCCTGAGACAAGCGCTAGCATCCGATTCATGAGGGAGACACGTTCTATCTGCTTTACAGTACATATCAGGAGTTTTTGGGTAATCTTCATCGAAATATCTTCCGGAGGGTAAACCAGCTCTGAGGCGAGTATCCGCTTCCTGTCCTGGCTTCACCATTTCTTTGTAAGTAGTACGAAAGTCAATGCAGTCTTCTGGTAAATCCGGAATTTTAGGGATTTCGGGAGAAGGCTctctgtaatttaaaataaatacgaaggttttgtattttatatgagACCCATCGAAAGCCTGCCACATAGTTAATAAATATTCCATCATTTCTGTATCAAATCGTATTAGCTTGACTCCACATAAGTCATATACTGTATTCTTTTCAAGCCAACCGCTCTTTTCTTTATCGAAATATTTAAGTTCCGAATAAAATGAAGAGAAGAAACTTGGTAAAACGCGTTTAGATAAACCTTTTCGTACGGTGTTAAGATGCTTCAAGCATGTTCTGAAAACATTAACGCCCTTGTTGATTTCGCAAAATGTGAGACATTCCGGCAAATTATCAGGAGGCCTAAGTATGCCGAATGTGTAATCTTTAGGAACATGGGATGCGTTATCATTCGGTGCTAATACCTGCCCAATTTTTGGTTGGTGAGCATCCAAGAAATTTGACTGTATTGAATTGATCATTACCCTACCCGCTGTTCCTTCTACAATCCTATCATCAGTTATACAACAGCGAGCCATCGTGCCTCGTTTATCTACCCCTGTACGGTAACCGTACACATGATCCATGTTGAAAGGCGGTGAACAATAATTGCGTCGTACCTGAACACCTGGGCCCTTTGATGCGGGTGTTTTGTCAGGTATAGGGTTTTTAGGCATTATTACGTCATAGATCCCTCCATCCTGCACTATGAGTTTTCCAAAGGTAGTTCCTAAAGCATCAAAGCCTTCTGGTAACATTGGCGTAGGGTCCCGTACACCTCCAATGGGCTTTTCCCAATAAGATGAGTATGAGGACTCCTTAAAGTCGGCAACTAAACTTTGGAATTTAGTTGGAACTGGTGGGCTGAGGAGGCTAGCAACTATGCCAAAAGGACCCGAGTTTCGCATATCTTGAGGTATTGGATGACGCAGTGGTGGAAGCGGGCGTGGCTTGGGTGTCGGGAGGATAGTATCAGACAACAAAGCGTCTGCTTCATCTTTAAGCAGGTAATGTTGTAACGCATCGCTCGCATTCTCATGCGCCTGAGCAGAAGGCACACCCGCTGCATAAATATACGGGTCTCTTTCTATGAACTTGCCAATGTTCCCTTTCCCTCCCGTAGTACGCCTGTGACAAtgtgacgacattattaatgtTCCTCAAAACATGACGtgatcacaaaaaatattcataaaatctcCTATAAATATACTACAAACTGACTGTTGACAtgttgatttttttgttgtttaaccATAACTTTTTAATCACAAATAGACATCATGTCTATGATAATAAATAGTTTGGATCTCAGAGTTTGGATTAAGGAAATATAAAGATAAACAACTACGTGACTGGTTTGGGCATTAGGTATACTTAGAAGGAGTATGTGTGCAGGAAATGTTGCCAGGAATCAGGTGCGTGAGCCTATCATCATTGAAATCAAGGGTCACCCGGCAGTATGAATCACATTGCGTATCTCGGACGCTGCACCCGATAATGCACCTATTTCTAACGTACTCACGTCTGATAGATTGTAATAATGACCTGTGTTTGCTTTATGCGCACTTATGGACAATGACAAACAAGGCTTTATATACTACTGGAGATGTTATTTCCTCTGCAGTTGTGTTCCATATTAACCTGGTTAGACATAGTTGGCAGGTAATTATTTGGTGTTTACCTACGTTGTTTATCTTAAATATCGTTTAAGTATCTAAATTGTGGGGTTGCTTGGTAAACTGTTATGGgcaacacaatatttttaaataatgtagtccatcaatataatacaaaacatatattaattgattttattaataaacaccaTTAGTTTGTGGTTTATTGAGTGGATGTATCAATTGAAAATTCATATCTATTTTCGCGTATGAAACCTGATCATCGCCGATCGATTCTATCAATAGAAAAGTTT includes:
- the LOC110376375 gene encoding allergen Tha p 1, with translation MKVVLLTLCFALGVLAQDQYESANDNFDISEVIGNDRLLHAYANCLLNKGPCTPEVKQVKEKLPEALETRCAKCTDKQKQMGKALAQEVKKNHPDIWKQLVAMYDPQGKYQQAWKDFLQE
- the LOC110376366 gene encoding EF-hand domain-containing family member B; this encodes MSSHCHRRTTGGKGNIGKFIERDPYIYAAGVPSAQAHENASDALQHYLLKDEADALLSDTILPTPKPRPLPPLRHPIPQDMRNSGPFGIVASLLSPPVPTKFQSLVADFKESSYSSYWEKPIGGVRDPTPMLPEGFDALGTTFGKLIVQDGGIYDVIMPKNPIPDKTPASKGPGVQVRRNYCSPPFNMDHVYGYRTGVDKRGTMARCCITDDRIVEGTAGRVMINSIQSNFLDAHQPKIGQVLAPNDNASHVPKDYTFGILRPPDNLPECLTFCEINKGVNVFRTCLKHLNTVRKGLSKRVLPSFFSSFYSELKYFDKEKSGWLEKNTVYDLCGVKLIRFDTEMMEYLLTMWQAFDGSHIKYKTFVFILNYREPSPEIPKIPDLPEDCIDFRTTYKEMVKPGQEADTRLRAGLPSGRYFDEDYPKTPDMYCKADRTCLPHESDASACLRPSVLTQLFVSHRDMYQKREPDVVRRVFEAAQGEKFTDERFNDLWEEAKQCHSEGWVCYETFRSVLEKNLDPPEKEEKTKIKLI